ctgtctcattatcaatgctgatttctccatgcctactaGCCCTCTGTATGTCACACCTGCTGTGTAATCCAATCACACCtgctgctattgtcattcagccTCTGAAATCTCTCCACAATATAAAGACAGATGTACTCACATTCcagctgtatctgatgaagtaaaCAGTGACTCAgggaagctcatcccctgccaaaatcttgttagtctttaaggtgctttgggactcttgttcttttcaacAGATTAAGAGATATACTTCATAGATATAATGTCACCATTGCAGTTTGATTCAGAACAGCAGTCAGTATACAGAGTAAGCAAAAGCCTCTTCTCTCTGCCCCAGTCTGGGGGCATTTTGTCCTGTTTATGTGATGGTCTCTTTAAAACAGCAACACAAATTGTGATTAAGGCCCCTCACACATGGCCACCTGCCCCTGACACCAGAACTCACCAGTTTAGATCTACACCGAGAGCTATCAAGGTCCCATAGGTTGCCAGGGCACTTAGCAAGAGGAACAGTGATGCCCGCAGGAAGAAGCTAAGTTCTTTCTCTAGGGGGGTCCAGGATTCCAGTAGCCAGCCAAGAGCAATACCtagaaagggagaaagacagcagaaaaagagaagaatCAAAGATGATAGGCTCTACCCATAAGTTTTTAACAGCATCCAAGTGGCCCTAAGCTCCACAAGCTTCCAATTGTTGCCTAAACACATACAAGGCAGGCAGCAAAGAAGACTGACACCTGCAAACAGTTTAGCTCTCTGCCAACCACATTGAGCCATTGCATGGACTGGTTTAATATACCTCAATAGTTCTGACTACTGTCCCTGAATATGGGTTTTTTCTTGAGTCACCATGACTTATAGCCACTCTTATAAGAATGTGTCAAATCTCCTTCTCAGGCTAGTATGAGTGACCCTCACAGCATCCTATATCCATGACTTCAGCAACGTAATGTTCTTTcagagaaaaacaacaaaatttgagtccaaacaGCTCAAATTTTGTCacacttcagactaacacagctatccacttgaatctttcaGAGAATACGTAACTTCCTTATGGTTCCTTGGGATTCCATCAATAGGTGCAAAGCTATGCCTGTCTGGTGGTGAACAGGTAAGAAATCCAACAGGACTTGGATTTTCCATGTCAGAACTCCACAGTTCTCAGACCAGAACATAATATTGTAAAATGACATAGGgcctatgaatcatagaatcatagagttggaaggggccaaacaggccatctagtccaaccccctgctcaacgcaggatcagccctaaccatcgtaaggaatccaagaaaagtgtgtatccaacctttgcttgaagactgccagtgagggggagttcaccacctccttaggcagcctattccactgctgaactactctgactgtgaaattttttttcctggtatctagcctatatcgttgtacttgtagtttaaacccattactgcgtgtcctctcctctgcagccaacagaaacagcatcctgccctcctatcatgtcccctctcaacctccttttctccaggctgaacattcccaagtccctcaacctatcttcatagggcttggtcccttggccccagatcattttcgtcgctctcctctgtaccctttcaattttatctatgtccttcttgaagtgaggcctccagaactgcacacagtactccaggtgtggtctgagcagtgccgtatacaatgggactatgacatcttgtgattttgatgtgatgccccttttgatacagcccaaaatggcattcgccttttttaccgttgcatcacactgcctgctcatgtttagctaacaatccacaagtaccccaaggtctcgttcacacacagtgctacctagaagcgtatcccccatccagtaggcatgcttttcatttttctgacccagatgcagaactttacacttatctttattaaattgcatcttgttctcatttgcccatttttcctttgtgttcagatctcgttgaactctgtctctgtcttccggagtatttgccagtcctcccaatttggtgtcatctgcaaacttgatgagtagtccctccaccccctcatctagatcattaataaatatgttaaaaagtaccaggccgagcaccgagccctgaggtaccccgctactcacctccctccagtctgcgaaacaccattgacaacaactctttgagtgcagttctctaaccaattccctatccacctatctgaaaattaagattgcagtccttcaatttatccatcagaacatcatggggaaacttatcaaaagctttactaaaaaccaagtaaatgacatcaaccgaatttctacgatccagcaaacctgttacttggtcagaaaaggaaaccaggttggtctgacaggacctgttggtgacaaatccatgttgacttccatggatcaccaaattgtcctccagatgtttgcagatctgctccattatcttacccacaacagaggtcagactcactggtcagtttcccgggtcatccttcctctcttttctgaagatcggaataacatttgctctcttccagtcctccgggacatctccaatccttaaagaggtcccgaagatgattgacaagggttctgcaagttctccggaaagttctttgagcactctcgggtgcatttcatccagcccaggggatttgctcatccagtgcagctaaatgcctctcgacaacctctctatccatgtcaacctgccacccagacactatcctttggctactgccatttctagatgtgcctaaaccctttgacctgtgtaTGGATTTCCTTTTCCTCAGAGACATCCCTGGGTTTGGAGGGAAAGCCATTCCTCCCAGGTGCATGGGAGCCTGATTCATCTTGGGAGCATGGCATGCAGAAAGAGGTTGCTTAGGGCAACAGCCCACAGGGTCATTTCAGGTTGTGAAAATAGCAGGGAGGAATGTATTAGGCCCCTCAGTCTATGCATGATAATTCAAATCCAACTTCCATATGCCTCTGAAGTATGTAATTTCAGACCATACCTCTACACCAAACCCCGGGATGCTCCCAGGGAAAATGTAACATGCAGCCACGCCCTCAGAGATGTGAGCAAAAGGGCCTTCCTCCAAAGGATGATGGGTTATCCAAACATACCCATGTATACACGCTGGAAAAGGCCACAACACTGGCAGCTGTGACCAGACACTCACCTACCAGGATGCCACCAAGTACCTGATGGGGAAAATGAGCCAGTATGAAGATACGTGAAAGTCCTACAGCCAGCAGAAGCAGGAGATAAACTGTAAAGGGCGCCGCTTTTTTCATCCAGCTGGAAAGCAGGAGGCATGACACACTGGGTTAGTCAAGAGAGTAGAGGAGCTTCCTCTACCCTGAGAAATAGCTGATCATCCTGAACCAATTTCAGTGCATGCCCAGAATGTGAGAAATAGGGAAAGAGGGCTCTGAGTATATCCCACCATGTTACTGGCCTCATCTCACCCAGCTGTGCATAAGAAACATCTCTCATTTAATCACAAGGCCATTGTGGAATCTCTAGCTGATTCCACAGTGACAGCGATCTTCTTGCAAATTCTTACATAATTTGAAAGGAAGTGAGATCTGCTGTTCCACAGGGGGAAATAGCAATGAGCTGTTTACAAGTTTGGACTGACTGAGGTCTAGGTGAGAACAAGAGGAAGACTCCATCTGGAAAGCACTCCAAGATCAATCAGGATCATGCCTTTCCTGCTATGGGAAAGTTAGATGGGCTGAGTTAGATGCAACCAGGTTTTCCTTTGAtggaaaaggaagaaggggattCCCTCTGGCCACCTAAAAAGACTATGTTGGatatcatgggacctgcatgggcaGAAAACATGTGGTACCAGGTGGTACCTTTAGTAAAGCAGGTGAACAAAAACAGCAAACCAGATCCAACCctatgggccattctgcacagattcattgtagcaggagtgtggcaaattgtaattgctactaaaatgcagttatgcatgacgtcgtacacaatctgccatacTCCTGAAATTGagccgcaaaaagcgcttcgttgtagcacttccagggaaatcccaaaaagtggattcaccctctggaaagcactacactcttgcaaccaatctgcaacactagcagaaaagttctgtgcgttgccattgttgcggtttcagcaaagtccctcctcctggctctctcctctgatcttccggcgaagcaatcgccattttgttttcccggagcgagtggagagcaacgaaccagtgagccttcattcacccagcgaggcttccccggctgcagtccctccacaaagctggtttaagtcaccaagcaccacacagccccgatTGCTGGTTCccttattttcagccgaaaatcgcgcccgtgcacggggagggggggatttttttttccactcgggggagcatagCAACGataaaacggcagctcacacgccacccaCTAGCTagctgggtctctccgttgcaacgaatcaaggcatgttcgttgcaacgtgtttttttttttttaaacctgccttaaagggaaagggacttttcgggagcatgataatggacgcccattggctgctcgtttgattgatggccaggggcgagacaaagctcggcaaatactgcttcctggatagcgatttttgccaagactggaaacctgtggaaacGATttaaatgcaactggattccactacaaaggcaggcatgcataacgacaaattccactatttaaaatggcgttttttcgttccaaaaccaatttgcaacattgatcctggcgCGGAATGGGCCTATGTTACATCTGAATATCTTGAAAAAGGTTGTATTCGTCTTAGTCCCACATTTCTTTCAGTGTCATGGCCCACTACAACCTGTAGTATTGCATGTCAAAGCGAAGCAACCCTTCTTTTGGTCCAACTTGATCCCATTGCCAATCAATGGTGATTACTTCTAGTATACCCAGCACCACCCAACTCTCCTGAAGAATGTAGCCAAACCATTAGTTCTCAGCAGAAAAACATCCGCTTCGTAACCTCCAGTGAAAGAGCCTCAGGTAGAAAGTACAGGGAAAGACATTTCTTACCTGAGACACTGGACAGCTGCTACCAGTCAACGCAGAGGGGTCTGACTAGGTATTGAGCACTTTCCTACATCTGCCTAATCCCTGCTCTAAGAACCTAtcatacagtacaatcctaaacagttacagcCATGGATTCATAACTGTTCAAAATGTAACTGTTTTCTCCAAATATAACAGTTGTCGCCTAGTATTTTTAAAGTATCCCTAGaccagaaaacccacaaaatgaaacattgttttaaaaaggagACATACAATGAAACCAAGGAATGACAGGAAATTTGAgtcagcaggaaaaggagagtATACCTCTTGGAGTGCTGGGATGACCACACGGTCAAGGTAGTTACAAGTGGCCACAGTGCTGCTCCGGTGATCATACAGTGGCCTGAGGGGCTACCTGCAAAACAAGAAACACAAGTTGATCTTTTCAGAGctgatccatttctcttctggtaGAAGAAAAAATACTTCACATAATAGTGTGTGATAAGTTGGAGAAGCCAGTGTCACTCCCCTCACACATACtctgtgttttcaggtttttaaaaaatagacacaTGCGCCCCCAAACAAAGGAACTAGAGGATTCATGAATCTATCCTCACAAcatcaaaaaacaaaaagcagagcAAAGCCATTTGACTTTTAAGCTTTCATCATTTAATAATGATGAAGCACACAAACACAGTGCCGTCACATGTCAAAGACTTAACTTCCCCCCAGGCTGAAATTTAATCTTGTCAGAGGTCCTGGACAGCCATTTTGAACAAATCACCTTATGATGTGATGGGGGAAAATGTTCCATGATGGGACctccttgtctccccccccccccagacaggaTATAATCATATCCCCTAAAGGACAGCTGAAGAGTCTAGTTCTGTGGGGTGAGCTAACTTGCCTTCTCAATGCTACTTTTGATCTGCAGTTTGCCTGCGCTCAAACCTCAAGTAAACACAGTGAGACAGCACTTCAGTCACAAATGACACACAGCTCCCTATTTATGTGTCTGTTTGCTTCATTCAAGACCCTTTGGATTTTATCCCAAGAAGACTAAAGAAACAATATGGTGCCAAGAAACACACTGGTGGTCACCATGGCACCCCCTAGGGATAACTAGCATCACAGACCTTAAAGTGGTTTATAGAAAAGAACTCCAGTTGTGACTCCCCAATAGAATAGCCACTCTTAAGAAACAAAAGACCTGGAGCAGCCTCATACATCTTTAAACCACAAATTGCTGATCAACTGAATTTTTAGACCCTTGTTTTGAATTACCAACCTGGCCCCGTTTCACAAGATGCAGGAAACTGGTGGAGAGAGACTTCCGTGTTCCTGGTATATGCAGATTCCAGAATCCACCAGAAGGGCCGTTCACCAAATAAGAACCTTGGGAaaatgaaaagggagggggaatcataGAGATACCATGCTGGAAGTTAACTGCTTATCTAGACTCCAAAGAGCTGtgtggaatgggtgggatttgtacCAGTAAGATCTAAACCGGGCCACTTGGGAAGCTGGCCTTTCCATAGTTAGATACTCAAACAGCCAACAAAGCCCTGAATTGGCTTACTTCATTGCTCTCCCCACTTCCATTTTATCCGCTCAGCAGCCACCCTGTGCTAACAGTTCAGCTGAAAGATGGTcctccagcaagtttccatggaggagcagggactcaaacctggtgcCTAGTAGGACACTCTTAACATGCTGGCTTATCACCAATTTACAGCATCGTGGCCAAAGCATCTGTGAACCACCGATATCAAAGGCTTTAAACAGTCGAGGATCATCAAGCTGTGAACTTCCCAGCTCACCCATATAACCACCCATCGCTGCAGCAGCCCTTTTGAGGATTACCATGCATTCCAAAAACCTATTCCAGTGAATATTGCCTTTTGACCTGTTACTGGCTCCTCACCATTTAGAGACTAAATTGAACCATTCAGAGATTAAGCCCAACCAGAGCACTTTCAGGCCAACCTTCCAGTCCAAGAAATAAGTGAGTGGGAAATAGATGATGAAGACGCATTTCGGGTCACCCAAGAATGTCACCCATAACCAGAAATCCTCCAAGCAGGGCACCTGCTGCAGTAGCTCTGCAAACCAGACTCCATTGCTGTAGAAAGCATCCATCATGGGTgaggcttaaaaaacaaaacagggagtcATGTCAGTTAGAGTATTTTCACACAGGTTGCACAAGCAAGCTGGCTTTATACTGCAGACTTCAAACAGTTTAAACTCAGTTTGCTGTCCTGGCTTCTTCCaaggaatcttagaatcatagatacatagagttggaaggggccacacaggccatctagtccaaccccctgctcaatgcaggttcagcccaaagcatcctaaaggatccaagaaaagtgtgtatccaaactttgtttgaagactgctttgtttgaacacttggaggagggcaggatgctgtttctgctggctgcagaggagaggacatgcagtaatgggtttaaactacaagtacaacaatataggctagatatcaggagaccccttccaactctatgattctatgattctgtgcgaGCTTTCCTATGCCTACAAAAGgcgaataaaacttttttggtcttaaaggtgcctttagaCACAAGTTTAGGAAAAGTATGACTTTGGTATTTCTCCCACCAACAAAACACAGCCAAGAAAAGCACAGTGACCAGCCACAGCAGTTATGACTGGGAATCGTATTTGAGttatagcaggagatctccagacgccAACCTAGCATAATGTTAAATCCAAGCTGGCTGTGCTCTTTCATTTCCCAAATCAAAACTATCCCATAATATGAATCCAGCCTGACCAAGGCCTGCAATCCTATACATGCTTATCTGGGTCTGACTTTGGACTACACATGCATAGGATCAGGCTACAGGCTGTTTAGAAGGCCCTTTTCCTGAAAGGCTGTTCAAAAGTAACATCTCCTGGCTTGGAAAACCAAGTGCCCTGCAAGGCTGCGCTCGACCCAGCAATGGAGCGGTTTCACACCACCCAGCCGGCACAGCAGCAGATCCGCACAGAAGGGCACTTTGCAAATCCCAATCACTCCTGCTAAAAGCAGAGCAGACCCATTTGCAACACTATTGGACCCAGTACATCTGAACACCATGAGTATAGAGCAGGGGGCACTGCATGGGGAAGGGcagttttaaatttattattgcgCAGCCTATCTGGGTTGGCCCAGATGACCCTTGAGAGCTCTTCCAGTTCTATGTTTTCATGAATCCCCTGCAGTCTGCCCTGGTGCCCCTTTAAAGTCTGACGCTCAAAGCAATGGCCTAGGTTTTTAATGAAGAAAAGTTTTTTACAtccggcttttctctaccaggagtctcaaagtggcttacaatcaatctccccaaaacagacaccctgtgagggaggtgaagctgagagagccctgatattcctgctcagtcggaacagctttatcagtgctgttccaaggtcacccagctggctgcatgtgggagagcagggaatcaaatccagctcaccaaattagaagccgccactcttaaccaagctggaATGAatgtttccttcatttatactctgccgaCTTTCCCAGTGGGGATTCAGAGAAGGTTACATCCTtcacctctcttccattttatccttacaagaacttgtgtgtgtgtgtatgtctgtgtgtgtttaaaaCAGGCCCAAGGTAATCCAGCGAGCTTTTCGTGACAGAGCGATGATTCAAACTTGGTTGGCCCACAGCCTAGTTTGACACAACCCCCTACATGACACTGCCCACGTGCTGCCCACTATTCCCTCCTGCAAGAGCATGCCGAGCCTCAGGGCCGCTAGCTGCATGCAGGGAGTCTCCTGGGACCCAGCTTGTGGCAAGACAGTCTTGGCAACATGCCGCTTTCTCCCATACCACCACAATGCCCCAAAGCTTGGGTGACTCTGTGTCTTTTCTTACCACCGATATGTGAATGACAAGTGATACTGCAGGGTAACTCAGCATTGATGTAGTGCTCTTGGGCAGGATGAAAGTTGGGTTGTCTCCATTGCAggtaggggctggagatctcctggcattacaactgatctccagggtaCAGCAATtgctattttggaaggtggattagAATACattgctgaagcccctccccaaacccagccctgcccaggctccacccccaaaatctccaggaagttccttacccagaactggcaactctagtctAAACCTAGAGCACAGTTCCAGACCAATACTTCCCACCTTCTGTTGTGAGCCCCTTGAGATTCAGTACCGGTAAAAAAAATCTATGCTCCTTTTATCCCTGCTTGCATTTCAAACGCTGCATCCAAACAACTACCTTGTCATCCGCACAACAACCTTGTCAGATAGGCAATTATCCCATAATTTCCCATGCGAGAGATTTTGTTTTTGTATCTGCGGCATAATGTTTATCCAATTGAAAGCACGCCCATGACATCGCGTAGTCCACAAATCCTGCGCCCGGGAAGCAAGTCGCATTCACTGCTGTGAAACTTAATTCCGCGCTAAAATGTATTTGCCCGCGTTTTACTAATTGAAGCAAACGAGGCAGCCTTGTTGCTGCTGACCCTTTCttgctcttcttctccctccccccccccattcactttCCACGAGTTTCCCACTTTCTCTTTGACCCCGTCGAACCCTCCCGAGCACCGCcgccctttccatcccctcctacCTTGTTACCAGCAGTCCCTGAAAAGCGCCTCtttgacccgggaaactacattTCCCGAAAGGCTCAGAGGGGAAACAAGCCGGAAAACGATTCGGCAGCTACTGGGTGGACTTCAGGACATTCTTCGCGGAACTCGTATTAtaaactttcccccctccttgcagATGTTTTCTGCAGTGTTTCTAGACATGCATTGTTTAATATATGCAgtactatatttttaatttttgtttttttaaacctgcgaAATCTGTAACAAACAATGCAGTACTGGAAAACAAACAGTAAAATTAAGCACACACAAGAAAACCTTCCACATTTcattacaatacaataaaataaacactaTATTAATGTATTATTACATATTGATAAATTTTGAAAAAAGTGTGATGTAAGAGGACAATATgggcatttacagaaaagtaacaAGCAGGGAGAGTTCTTGTCGCTTTTAATTAAATTCTACATCATTATATtattcagaggtggccaaactgtggctctccagaagtccaagCACTACAACAAACATGAGCATGGgtaattggcaggggctcatggtaattgtagtccatggaatctgggGAACCACAATTTTGCCACCCCTAGATTGATTTCAATAtccttagactggagtaactttgcaCAGGGTTGCACACAAAGAATAAAAATTTCAGAAGCCTATGGAACATTGAATTTGAAAAGAAATGTTATAATTGCTGGTCCCTGGCCTAATTTTCCAAATAATGGTTTCATTGTTCAATAAATGCTCTCAGTTTGTGGTGAAGTCAGTCATTGCTCCATCTGTTGTAAACCCACCACTTTTTACTTAAGGCCATTCTTCAGgagaaatttattattattattttttatttctataccgcccttccatatggctcaggggggtttacattaaacgttgtggAATACTAATatagaatattataataatactataaCTAACAATCATAATATTACATGAAAACCAGGACAGCGTTTTAACAGTTGAAAGTGGTTTTTAACACAACAgcaatgacaatccctgggaaGGTCAGATGCAGTTACTAGTTGGAGTCTTGCATGGAAGAAGCACCCTAATTACAACAAATGGATGTTCTTAAGTGGCCAAATTGCGGCTCCCCAGATATTcatggattataattcccatgagccgctgccagcatgtgctaactcataggaattgtaggcCATGTGTAATCCTGAGTCCACTTGattttgttgttaggtacgaagtcatgtctgacccatcgcgaccccatggacaatgatcctccaggccttcctgtcctctaccattccctggagtccatttaagtttgcaccgactgcttcagtgactccatccagccacctcattctctgtcgtccccttcttcttttgccctcaatcactcccagcattaggctcttcttccttctcatgaggtggccaaagtacttttcatcttcaggatctggccttctaaggaacagtcaggtctgatctcctctaggactgactggtttgttcgtctGGTATTCCAAGGGACTCAcaacagtcttctccagcaccagagttcaaaagactcaattctttgatgctcggccttccttatggtccaactttcacagccatacattgcaactgggaagatcatcaccttgactagatgcactttcgttggcagggtgatgtctctgctttttaggatgctgtctagatttgccatagcttttctcccaaggagcaagcgtcttttaatttctttgctgcagtccccatctgcaatgatcttggagcccaggaaaataaaatctgtcactacatttcccccctatctatttgccaggaattgagtgaATCGGGTGCCATgatctattctatgattctattctatgattctatgatcttagttttcttgatgttgagtttcaagccaacttttgcactctcctccttcacccgcatcaaaaggctctttagttcctcttcgctttctgccattagagtggtatcatctgcatatctgaggttgttgatatttctccctgcagtcttgatcccaatttgtgactcatctaaccccgcctttctccgcATACGCTCcgtatgctccgcatacaagttaaataagtaAGGCTATAGTATACggccttgccgaattcctttctgAATTATGAATCAATCAGTgaatccatgcccagttctcactgttgcttcttgacctgcatagagGTTTCAcaggagacagataagat
The Paroedura picta isolate Pp20150507F chromosome 16, Ppicta_v3.0, whole genome shotgun sequence genome window above contains:
- the G6PC3 gene encoding glucose-6-phosphatase 3 isoform X2, whose product is MLSTAMESGLQSYCSRFLFGERPFWWILESAYTRNTEVSLHQFPASCETGPGSPSGHCMITGAALWPLVTTLTVWSSQHSKSWMKKAAPFTVYLLLLLAVGLSRIFILAHFPHQVLGGILVGIALGWLLESWTPLEKELSFFLRASLFLLLSALATYGTLIALGVDLNWSINLAIKWCANPKWIRIDTRPFASLTRDVATALGLGLALHSSYYNHLKWEKLSRSQRVWCASLATLILKVLSNTVQPENLALWYGVTFVKYATFPWVVVALVPRLVHTIASRKTSPHQE
- the G6PC3 gene encoding glucose-6-phosphatase 3 isoform X1; translated protein: MMDAFYSNGVWFAELLQQVPCLEDFWLWVTFLGDPKCVFIIYFPLTYFLDWKVGLKVLWLGLISEWFNLVSKWFLFGERPFWWILESAYTRNTEVSLHQFPASCETGPGSPSGHCMITGAALWPLVTTLTVWSSQHSKSWMKKAAPFTVYLLLLLAVGLSRIFILAHFPHQVLGGILVGIALGWLLESWTPLEKELSFFLRASLFLLLSALATYGTLIALGVDLNWSINLAIKWCANPKWIRIDTRPFASLTRDVATALGLGLALHSSYYNHLKWEKLSRSQRVWCASLATLILKVLSNTVQPENLALWYGVTFVKYATFPWVVVALVPRLVHTIASRKTSPHQE